In Paramormyrops kingsleyae isolate MSU_618 chromosome 5, PKINGS_0.4, whole genome shotgun sequence, one DNA window encodes the following:
- the LOC140590967 gene encoding uncharacterized protein, which translates to MQILGFCGRFIKREVLHDITALQLTKLDVTDRTIWLSPKDISIGLGAESVLKKRLDIFLSSAMEPYPELWAFCKKLLLLSHGQATVERGFSINKEVESDNMQEDTVVTQRLVCDYIIQHGGVTQVPLSKPLLESVAKGRTRYRLHLETERKRREAKDQALKRKEAEDCLQELKVKRRRVQEISEGLARNADKLAEEAEAKAGSKMADLISRSNLLRRGHKEKLPELAVLDKEIAAKSAELRS; encoded by the exons atgcaaattttaGGCTTTTG CGGACGCTTCATAAAGAGAGAAGTCCTCCACGATATCACTGCTCTGCAGCTGACCAAACTGGATGTCACAGACAGGACCATCTGGCTCAGCCCAAAAGACATCAGCATTGGTCTAGGTGCAGAGTCAGTCCTTAAG AAGAGGCTGGACATCTTCCTGAGCAGTGCCATGGAGCCTTATCCAGAGCTATGGGCCTTCTGCAAGAAGCTGCTCCTCCTTTCCCACGGCCAAGCTACGGTTGAACGTGGATTCTCGATCAACAAAGAGGTGGAGTCAGACAACATGCAGGAGGACACTGTGGTCACACAGAGGCTGGTGTGTGATTACATCATACAACATGGAGGTGTTACCCAG GTTCCACTCAGTAAACCGCTACTGGAGAGTGTAGCTAAAGGTAGAACCAGATATCGTCTCCATCTTGAAACGGAGAGAAAGAGAAGGGAGGCAAAAGACCAGGCTCTTAAGAGGAAGGAGGCAGAGGACTGTCTTCAGGAGTTAAAAGTGAAGAGGAGACGGGTGCAAGAGATATCTGAGGGTCTCGCTAGGAATGCGGACAAGCTGGCCGAGGAGGCTGAAGCGAAGGCAGGGAGCAAGATGGCTGACCTGATCTCCAGGTCCAACCTCCTGCGGAGAGGCCATAAGGAGAAGTTGCCGGAACTGGCTGTCCTTGATAAGGAGATCGCTGCCAAGAGTGCAGAGCTAAGGAGTTGA